From Solidesulfovibrio carbinoliphilus subsp. oakridgensis, the proteins below share one genomic window:
- a CDS encoding peptidylprolyl isomerase encodes MTDGRILFRRLTAVALAVALAALAAGCKQDAAREPGVVAVVNGAPIRLPDLEARHGLGRLGAPEAGNPAVEQLRAEYGAVLADMIVARLVRQELARLGLAVTPAEVEAAEAQVRADYATGDSGDAFERMLLEERIDLGRWREVLGDRLALAKFSREVLRQNARVDVSEAAAYYKEHIDAFTRPARVRLAEVRGREAEAVQAALTAWRKSGQSASLESLDGITVREATVPEKNLAEPWRQAVKGLKPGEASGLLGADTETWFLVVLSREPATVFDPAKAYARVEAELGARKLEKTFAAWLAEALAGARITVNRQLLAGERPEAATVAQTRPQNGLALAREELHAPDESAGQAEKVLADKAGAGVRPAADLAAASPPAGDAAAAAEPAAPLAAPQPSPEAAPDKDPAPTPEPGRNDEPAAPPPPAEQALTPPSAFPLDAKAVHSDEAGAVEFTAVKASWIRFAVDGGQEERVYLKPGQPHRIAFSRKLTVRLGSPSEVAYRAGDREATVVVGKKESRVLEFP; translated from the coding sequence GTGACCGACGGCCGCATCCTGTTTCGCCGGCTGACGGCCGTTGCCCTGGCCGTCGCCTTGGCGGCCCTGGCCGCCGGCTGCAAGCAGGATGCGGCCAGGGAGCCCGGGGTGGTGGCCGTGGTCAACGGCGCGCCCATCCGGCTGCCGGATCTGGAGGCGCGCCACGGCCTTGGCCGCCTCGGCGCGCCCGAGGCCGGCAATCCCGCGGTCGAGCAATTGCGGGCCGAGTACGGGGCCGTATTGGCCGACATGATCGTGGCCAGGCTCGTACGCCAGGAGCTGGCCCGGCTTGGGCTCGCGGTCACGCCGGCCGAAGTGGAGGCGGCCGAGGCGCAGGTGCGGGCCGACTATGCCACCGGCGATTCCGGCGACGCCTTCGAACGGATGCTCCTTGAGGAGCGCATCGACCTCGGCCGCTGGCGCGAGGTCCTCGGCGACCGTCTGGCCCTGGCCAAATTTTCCCGGGAAGTCCTGCGGCAAAACGCACGCGTGGATGTTTCCGAGGCCGCGGCCTATTATAAGGAACACATCGATGCCTTCACCCGGCCGGCCCGGGTGCGCCTGGCCGAGGTGCGCGGCCGCGAAGCCGAGGCCGTCCAGGCGGCCCTGACCGCCTGGCGCAAATCCGGACAGTCCGCTTCCCTCGAAAGCCTTGACGGCATCACGGTGCGCGAGGCCACGGTGCCGGAAAAAAATCTGGCCGAACCCTGGCGCCAGGCGGTCAAGGGCCTCAAACCCGGCGAGGCCTCGGGCCTGTTGGGAGCGGACACGGAGACGTGGTTTCTGGTGGTCCTTTCTCGCGAGCCCGCAACCGTCTTCGATCCGGCCAAGGCCTATGCCCGAGTCGAGGCCGAGCTGGGCGCCCGGAAACTGGAAAAGACTTTTGCCGCCTGGCTGGCCGAAGCCCTGGCCGGAGCCCGGATCACGGTCAACAGACAGCTTCTGGCCGGAGAAAGACCGGAGGCGGCCACTGTGGCGCAAACGCGGCCGCAAAACGGGCTGGCCCTGGCCCGGGAAGAACTTCACGCCCCGGACGAAAGCGCCGGGCAGGCGGAAAAAGTCCTGGCCGACAAGGCCGGGGCCGGTGTCAGGCCGGCCGCCGACCTTGCCGCCGCCTCGCCGCCGGCCGGGGACGCAGCGGCTGCGGCCGAACCGGCCGCTCCCCTCGCCGCGCCGCAGCCGTCGCCCGAGGCCGCCCCGGACAAGGACCCGGCCCCGACGCCCGAACCCGGCCGGAACGACGAACCGGCCGCGCCGCCACCGCCTGCGGAGCAAGCCCTTACGCCGCCATCCGCCTTCCCGCTTGACGCGAAAGCGGTGCATTCCGACGAGGCGGGAGCCGTGGAGTTCACCGCCGTCAAGGCCAGCTGGATCCGCTTTGCCGTGGACGGCGGCCAGGAGGAGCGGGTCTACCTCAAGCCGGGCCAGCCGCACCGGATCGCCTTTTCCCGGAAGCTGACCGTGCGCCTTGGCAGCCCGAGCGAAGTGGCCTACCGTGCCGGCGACCGGGAAGCCACAGTGGTGGTGGGGAAAAAAGAGAGCCGGGTCCTGGAATTTCCCTGA
- the mfd gene encoding transcription-repair coupling factor encodes MSRTPSLSDLLASPDSASVYKSGPATLAFLAAEALGRGQSAVVVTPGHTELAKIASLLDLVAPASPGSLWAAPYMALPSYAPGRPSGAFWARRMAFLAYAAMGSGPRILLFTADNLLPKWPPPRALEGNILTVAVGEELPRDLIAEQAVLWGYKRTPMVTNPGEFSLRGDILDIFPPGYENPLRLEFFGDTVEAIRRFDAGSQRSLAELSEAVFVPAAPAVLSETFKEEAASLWETIAGTGELHRAAKSHLEAAVAAADGGIWPGLFYERPVELSAWFPEDAAWIVCDATKVKERLEEVEHAWRRFFEAETKERGHPWPTSRILWPENMARKALVAGRRILFEDLVMGRGRHGPDLSEKTLERFGDLFWKPGSDKRPWTTLTAALKEWNGHGQTILSFHGERSRKKFLQMIEPEGLAFRTGYSPGEPGLYALLSGLRHGMELAWRDTRILPEDILHPEASGAGGEGRRDKDFKGLTSFDDIRPGDLIVHRDYGVATFEGLTRMTVDATGGDYLLLVFADDDKLYLPADRLGLMQRYKGPEGISPPLDRLGGARWKSVRERAKKAIERIAADLVEMYAYRQVAKGYAYGPTNELYLEFEATFGFEETPDQEKAIAEVLADMERPEPMDRLVCGDVGFGKTEVALRAAFRAVLDGKQVAMLCPTTVLAEQHYQNFAARLEGFPVRVEMLSRFVSPKRRKVVLESVARGEVDILIGTHRILSADVTIPNIGLLILDEEQRFGVKHKERLKAFKKNIDALTLTATPIPRTLQLSLSGVRGLSVIETPPAERKTVETALVERDEAFLKEVLRRELERQGQVFWVHNRVQGLEDVAAFVKTLAPEAKVAMAHGQMSETALEEAMHGFWHGETDILVCTSIIESGLDFPRANTLVVDNAHMFGLGQLYQLRGRVGRSPRQAYAYFVVPSIEKVPELARKRLRVILDMDYLGAGFQVAMEDLRLRGAGNILGEAQSGHIARIGLDMFLEMLAEEVGRLKGEPVKERTEPELTLGIPARIPERYVPEASDRLRLYKALSTARTEERLAELMAEIRDRFGPQPPEVDNFRAVLALKQVLSRLGAQKAEIAPSRLVVSFEAEGAAVSLDRVVAFAGSRGQGVKLLPPGRLALPLDQTLPLPEAVAAWARELAALGEEGGAS; translated from the coding sequence TTGTCCCGCACTCCCTCCCTTTCCGATCTCCTGGCCAGCCCGGATTCCGCCTCGGTCTACAAAAGCGGACCAGCCACCTTGGCGTTTTTGGCCGCCGAGGCGCTCGGCCGTGGCCAGTCCGCCGTGGTGGTGACCCCGGGCCATACCGAACTGGCCAAAATCGCCTCGCTCCTTGACCTCGTGGCCCCGGCCTCGCCCGGGTCGCTGTGGGCCGCGCCCTACATGGCCCTGCCGTCCTACGCCCCGGGCCGGCCAAGCGGCGCGTTCTGGGCCAGACGCATGGCCTTTCTGGCCTACGCCGCCATGGGCAGCGGACCGCGCATCCTTCTTTTCACGGCCGACAACCTCCTGCCCAAGTGGCCGCCGCCCCGGGCCCTCGAAGGCAATATCCTGACCGTGGCCGTGGGCGAGGAGCTGCCCCGGGACCTCATTGCCGAGCAGGCCGTCTTGTGGGGCTACAAGCGCACGCCCATGGTCACGAACCCGGGCGAATTCTCCCTTCGCGGCGACATTCTGGACATCTTCCCCCCGGGCTATGAAAATCCCCTGCGCCTGGAATTTTTCGGCGACACCGTGGAAGCGATCCGCCGGTTCGACGCCGGGTCCCAGCGGTCCCTGGCCGAGCTTTCGGAAGCCGTCTTCGTGCCAGCCGCGCCGGCCGTCCTGTCCGAGACCTTCAAGGAAGAGGCCGCTTCCCTGTGGGAGACCATCGCCGGCACGGGCGAACTGCACCGCGCGGCCAAAAGCCACCTGGAGGCGGCGGTCGCAGCCGCCGACGGCGGCATCTGGCCCGGACTCTTCTACGAACGGCCGGTGGAACTGTCGGCCTGGTTCCCCGAGGACGCCGCCTGGATCGTGTGCGACGCGACCAAGGTCAAGGAGCGCCTGGAAGAGGTGGAGCACGCCTGGCGGCGGTTTTTCGAGGCCGAGACCAAGGAGCGGGGCCACCCCTGGCCGACCTCCCGGATTCTCTGGCCCGAGAACATGGCTCGAAAGGCCCTGGTAGCCGGCCGGCGCATCCTTTTCGAAGACCTGGTCATGGGCCGGGGACGCCACGGTCCGGACCTGTCGGAAAAGACCCTGGAGCGGTTCGGGGATCTTTTCTGGAAACCCGGCTCGGACAAGCGGCCCTGGACCACCCTGACCGCGGCCCTCAAGGAATGGAACGGCCACGGCCAGACCATCCTGTCCTTTCACGGCGAACGGTCCCGCAAGAAGTTCCTCCAGATGATCGAGCCCGAGGGACTGGCCTTTCGCACCGGCTACAGCCCGGGCGAACCCGGCCTCTACGCCCTGCTCTCGGGCCTTCGCCACGGCATGGAGCTTGCCTGGCGCGACACCCGGATCCTGCCCGAGGACATTCTCCACCCCGAGGCTTCGGGCGCGGGCGGGGAAGGGCGGAGGGACAAGGATTTCAAGGGCCTGACCTCCTTTGACGACATCCGTCCCGGCGATCTGATCGTCCACCGCGACTACGGCGTGGCCACCTTCGAGGGGCTTACTCGCATGACCGTGGACGCCACCGGCGGCGATTACCTGCTCCTGGTCTTCGCCGACGACGACAAGCTCTATCTTCCGGCCGACCGGCTGGGGCTCATGCAGCGCTACAAGGGTCCCGAAGGCATCTCGCCCCCGCTTGACCGCCTGGGCGGGGCCCGGTGGAAGTCCGTGCGCGAACGGGCCAAGAAGGCCATCGAACGCATCGCCGCCGACCTGGTCGAGATGTACGCCTACCGACAGGTGGCCAAGGGCTATGCCTACGGTCCGACCAACGAGCTCTACCTCGAATTCGAGGCCACCTTCGGCTTCGAGGAGACCCCGGACCAGGAAAAGGCCATCGCCGAGGTGCTGGCCGACATGGAGCGGCCCGAGCCCATGGACCGGCTCGTCTGCGGCGACGTCGGCTTCGGCAAGACCGAGGTGGCCCTGAGGGCCGCCTTCCGGGCCGTGCTCGACGGCAAGCAGGTGGCCATGCTCTGTCCGACCACGGTCCTGGCCGAGCAGCACTACCAAAATTTCGCGGCCCGCCTGGAGGGTTTCCCGGTCCGGGTGGAGATGCTCTCGCGCTTCGTGTCGCCCAAGCGCCGCAAGGTGGTGCTGGAGTCGGTCGCCCGCGGCGAGGTGGACATCCTGATCGGCACCCACCGCATCCTCTCCGCCGACGTGACCATTCCCAACATCGGGCTTCTCATTCTGGATGAGGAGCAGCGGTTCGGGGTCAAGCACAAGGAACGCCTCAAGGCCTTCAAAAAGAACATCGATGCCCTGACCCTGACCGCCACGCCCATCCCGCGCACCCTGCAACTGTCCCTTTCCGGCGTGCGGGGCCTTTCGGTTATTGAGACCCCGCCGGCCGAGAGAAAAACCGTGGAAACCGCCCTCGTCGAACGCGACGAGGCCTTTTTAAAGGAAGTGCTGCGCCGGGAGCTCGAACGCCAGGGCCAGGTCTTCTGGGTCCACAACCGGGTCCAGGGCCTGGAGGATGTGGCCGCCTTCGTCAAGACGCTCGCCCCGGAGGCCAAGGTGGCCATGGCCCACGGCCAGATGTCCGAGACGGCGCTCGAGGAGGCCATGCACGGCTTCTGGCACGGCGAGACCGACATTCTGGTCTGCACCTCGATCATCGAGTCCGGCCTGGACTTCCCCCGGGCCAACACGCTTGTGGTGGACAACGCCCACATGTTCGGCCTGGGGCAGCTCTACCAGCTGCGCGGCCGGGTCGGGCGCTCGCCCCGGCAGGCCTACGCCTATTTCGTGGTGCCGAGCATCGAGAAGGTGCCGGAACTGGCCCGAAAGCGCCTGCGCGTCATCCTCGACATGGACTACCTCGGGGCCGGGTTCCAGGTGGCCATGGAGGACCTGCGCCTGCGCGGGGCCGGCAACATCCTCGGCGAGGCCCAGTCCGGGCATATCGCCCGCATCGGCCTCGACATGTTCCTGGAGATGCTGGCCGAGGAAGTGGGGCGGCTCAAGGGCGAACCGGTCAAGGAGCGGACCGAGCCGGAGCTGACGCTTGGCATTCCGGCCCGCATCCCGGAACGCTACGTGCCCGAGGCTTCCGATCGGCTGCGGCTCTACAAGGCCCTGTCCACGGCCCGGACCGAAGAGCGGCTGGCCGAACTCATGGCCGAAATCCGTGACCGGTTCGGTCCCCAGCCGCCGGAAGTGGACAATTTCCGGGCCGTTTTGGCCTTGAAGCAGGTGCTCTCGCGCCTGGGGGCCCAGAAGGCCGAGATCGCGCCATCCCGGCTCGTAGTGTCCTTCGAGGCCGAAGGCGCGGCCGTTTCCTTGGACCGAGTGGTGGCCTTTGCCGGCAGCCGGGGCCAGGGCGTCAAGCTCCTGCCGCCGGGCCGCCTCGCCTTGCCCCTTGACCAGACCCTGCCCCTGCCAGAGGCCGTGGCCGCCTGGGCCAGGGAACTGGCCGCCCTCGGCGAAGAGGGGGGGGCGTCGTGA
- a CDS encoding SurA N-terminal domain-containing protein gives MPRLPKICLMLVLLVALTTTAWATQLVDKVVAVVNGKLITMFDVNARLADLLQRTQGVSMRPDDPQAAELRRQVLESMINDILIEQEAARLKVSISETELDSQIDEIKKKNNLTQQQFVAELNKEGMTLKDFRERMRLDSVKKRLLGFMVHRKVLVTDDEIRDYYEKNKGALPTAKSILGPKVSGTIGFIMVATKKQADDLRAQITSGSLKFSDAAKKYSIGPGRDQGGDLGDVQAKDLAPPLRDALKSVPAGQVSPPVMLDGKAVLLVLRTGAASTPAPAAPAPTPAGGPSFEGARDQIQEMLYKQKFDKLFQEYIDNLRSKAVIEIKL, from the coding sequence TTGCCCCGTCTCCCTAAAATCTGTCTCATGCTCGTCCTGCTGGTCGCCCTGACCACCACAGCTTGGGCCACCCAACTGGTGGACAAGGTGGTTGCCGTGGTCAACGGCAAACTCATCACCATGTTCGACGTCAACGCGCGCCTGGCCGATCTCCTGCAGCGCACGCAAGGCGTCTCGATGCGGCCCGACGACCCGCAGGCCGCCGAGTTGCGCCGGCAGGTCCTGGAGAGCATGATCAACGACATACTCATCGAACAGGAGGCCGCCCGCCTCAAGGTCTCGATTTCCGAAACGGAACTCGACTCCCAGATCGATGAGATCAAAAAGAAGAACAACCTGACCCAGCAGCAGTTCGTGGCCGAACTCAACAAGGAAGGCATGACGCTCAAGGACTTCCGCGAGCGCATGCGTCTTGACAGCGTGAAAAAACGTCTGCTCGGCTTCATGGTGCACCGCAAGGTCCTGGTCACCGACGACGAGATCCGGGACTATTACGAGAAGAACAAGGGCGCGCTGCCCACGGCCAAGTCCATCCTCGGCCCCAAGGTTTCCGGCACCATCGGCTTCATCATGGTGGCCACCAAAAAGCAGGCCGACGACCTCCGCGCCCAGATCACTTCCGGATCCCTGAAGTTTTCCGATGCGGCCAAAAAGTATTCCATCGGTCCCGGCCGGGACCAGGGCGGCGACCTCGGCGATGTGCAGGCCAAGGATCTGGCTCCGCCGCTTCGCGACGCCTTGAAGTCCGTGCCCGCCGGGCAGGTCAGCCCGCCGGTGATGCTCGACGGCAAGGCCGTGCTGCTGGTCCTGCGCACCGGGGCGGCCTCCACCCCGGCTCCTGCCGCGCCCGCCCCGACGCCGGCCGGCGGTCCCTCCTTCGAGGGCGCCAGGGACCAGATCCAGGAAATGCTCTACAAGCAGAAGTTCGATAAACTTTTTCAGGAATACATTGATAATCTGCGGTCCAAGGCGGTTATCGAGATCAAGCTGTAG